The following coding sequences lie in one Pseudomonas monsensis genomic window:
- a CDS encoding MarC family protein encodes MLHVLFSVYLKMLVLYSPFFVLSCFISLTRGYSRKEQRRLAWKVALATLVSSVLLYLFGRVIFDVFGITVDAFRIGAGSVLFISALGMAQGKPAVQADNVQQDVTIVPLTIPLTVGPGTIGALLVMGVSQPHWDDKLTAIMSIALASFTVGVVLYLSNRIERILGDQGLQIVSRLMGLFVCALAAQIIFTGIKGYLVP; translated from the coding sequence ATGCTCCATGTGCTGTTCAGCGTTTACCTGAAGATGCTGGTGCTCTACAGCCCGTTCTTCGTATTGTCCTGTTTCATCAGCCTGACCCGTGGTTATTCGCGCAAGGAGCAACGGCGCCTGGCCTGGAAGGTGGCGTTGGCGACGCTGGTCTCCAGCGTGTTGCTGTATCTGTTCGGGCGGGTGATTTTCGATGTGTTCGGCATCACCGTGGATGCTTTTCGCATAGGTGCCGGCAGTGTGCTGTTCATTTCGGCACTGGGCATGGCACAGGGAAAACCGGCGGTGCAGGCCGATAACGTGCAGCAGGACGTGACCATCGTGCCGCTGACCATTCCGTTGACGGTCGGCCCCGGCACCATCGGTGCTTTGCTGGTCATGGGCGTCAGCCAGCCACACTGGGACGACAAACTCACCGCGATCATGAGCATCGCACTGGCCAGCTTCACCGTGGGCGTGGTGCTTTATCTGTCGAACCGCATCGAGCGGATCCTCGGCGATCAGGGTTTGCAGATTGTCAGTCGGCTGATGGGCTTGTTTGTCTGTGCCTTGGCGGCACAGATTATCTTCACCGGTATAAAGGGTTATCTGGTGCCCTGA
- a CDS encoding hybrid sensor histidine kinase/response regulator has protein sequence MRWLRIAISFTVTLLTLLCMLPALAAQGSGWSVLLDDQGNLQLSDIRSARYTNQFSPIELDRLTAAEPDGALWLRFKLAPGKHEQVLRIFAPDLSHLNLYVLDGDQLIEQRDTGTRQPQAERPLPSSDFMLPLPQSNKPLDIYLRMVSDHQLRPHITLQSAVMSAANHNQTLIFGLLFGCLGMLLLHNLVRYAYSRSRSSLWLAICEALLALSLLLLLNLAGPWLPNWHAIQTPGAYLALLLTAPAGLMFALRFFAPLGPHPLNKLLLGDILFIVTCSLLLLFVNTLPLNIITYALVALAGLSMLFVAVYHWQKGYRPARLFVAAMVVFNIGTLIILPALLGLTLVAPQGLIMTLMAFICVSGLLMSIALGERQRSITESRFSISRDLAASNAEINAKAEFLAKISHEIRTPMNGVLGMTELLLGTPLSVKQRDYVQTIHSAGNELLTLINEILDISKLESGQIELDDVQFDLNALIDDCLSIYRAKAEQQNVELISFIQPQVPRVISGDPTRLRQTLLSLLENALKKTDEGEVLIVVALDERSDKPRLRIAVQDSGQPMEPEEREALMHAELHSKHFLSANRLGGNLGLVIARQLIRLMHGEFGIKSGASQGSTLWLTLPLDPDRLEHPTSDLDSPLQGARVLVVDDNDTCRKVLVQQCSAWGLNVSAVPSGKEALALLRTKAHLRDYFDVVLLDQNMPGMTGMQLAAKIKEDPSLNHDILLIMLTGISNAPSKIIARNSGIKRILAKPVAGYTLKTTLADELNQRNKGQVVFQPQVVTPSTAAKVPSDFRILVAEDNTISTKVIRGMLGKLNLQPDTASNGEEALQAMKAQRYDLVLMDCEMPILDGFSATQQLRAWEVSNQRIRTPIVALTAHILAEHKERARQAGMDGHMSKPVELSQLRELIEHWVAQRDQQNRTASTF, from the coding sequence GTGCGCTGGCTCAGGATTGCCATAAGTTTCACCGTCACGTTGCTGACCTTGCTCTGCATGCTCCCGGCCCTGGCCGCGCAAGGCAGTGGCTGGTCGGTATTGCTCGACGACCAGGGCAATCTGCAACTGAGCGACATTCGCTCGGCTCGCTACACCAATCAATTCAGCCCCATCGAACTGGACCGCCTCACGGCCGCCGAGCCCGATGGCGCACTGTGGCTGCGTTTCAAACTGGCGCCGGGCAAACACGAACAGGTGCTGCGCATCTTTGCCCCGGACCTGTCGCACCTCAATCTCTATGTGCTGGACGGCGACCAGCTGATCGAGCAACGCGACACCGGCACCCGCCAGCCGCAGGCTGAACGGCCATTGCCGAGCAGCGACTTCATGCTGCCGCTGCCCCAGAGCAACAAACCTCTCGATATCTACCTGCGGATGGTGTCCGACCACCAGTTACGCCCGCATATCACGCTGCAATCAGCCGTGATGAGCGCGGCCAACCATAACCAGACATTGATTTTCGGCCTGTTGTTCGGCTGCCTCGGCATGTTGTTGCTGCACAACCTGGTGCGCTACGCCTATTCCCGTTCGCGCAGCAGCCTGTGGCTGGCCATTTGCGAAGCTCTGCTGGCGCTCAGCCTGTTGTTGCTGCTCAACCTCGCCGGTCCCTGGTTGCCGAACTGGCATGCGATCCAGACCCCGGGCGCCTACCTCGCGCTGTTGCTGACCGCCCCGGCCGGGCTGATGTTCGCCTTGCGCTTCTTCGCCCCGCTCGGTCCGCACCCGCTGAACAAACTGCTGCTCGGCGACATTCTGTTCATCGTGACCTGCAGCCTGTTGCTGTTGTTCGTCAACACCCTGCCGCTGAACATCATCACCTATGCGCTGGTGGCCCTGGCCGGCCTGAGCATGCTGTTCGTGGCGGTCTATCACTGGCAGAAGGGTTATCGTCCGGCGCGGCTGTTTGTCGCGGCAATGGTGGTGTTCAACATCGGCACGCTGATCATTCTGCCGGCGCTGCTCGGGTTGACCCTGGTTGCACCGCAAGGCTTGATAATGACGCTGATGGCGTTCATTTGCGTCAGCGGCCTGTTGATGAGCATTGCCCTGGGCGAGCGCCAGCGCAGCATCACCGAAAGCCGTTTCAGCATCAGCCGCGACCTCGCCGCGAGCAATGCCGAGATCAACGCCAAGGCCGAATTCCTCGCCAAGATCAGCCACGAAATCCGCACCCCGATGAACGGCGTACTGGGCATGACCGAGCTGCTGCTGGGCACCCCGCTGTCGGTCAAACAACGCGATTACGTGCAAACCATCCACAGCGCCGGCAACGAACTGCTGACGCTGATCAACGAGATTCTCGACATCTCCAAGCTCGAATCCGGGCAGATCGAACTGGACGACGTACAGTTCGACCTCAACGCCCTGATCGACGATTGCCTGAGCATCTACCGCGCCAAGGCCGAACAGCAGAACGTCGAGCTGATCAGCTTCATTCAGCCGCAGGTGCCGCGCGTGATCAGCGGTGACCCGACACGCTTGCGCCAGACACTGCTGAGCCTGCTGGAAAACGCCCTGAAGAAAACCGATGAAGGCGAAGTGCTGATCGTCGTCGCCCTCGACGAGCGCAGTGACAAACCGCGCCTGCGCATCGCCGTGCAGGACAGCGGCCAGCCGATGGAGCCGGAGGAACGCGAAGCGCTGATGCACGCCGAACTGCACAGCAAGCATTTCCTCTCGGCCAACCGCCTGGGCGGCAACCTCGGACTGGTGATCGCACGGCAACTGATCCGCCTGATGCACGGCGAATTCGGCATCAAGAGCGGCGCCAGTCAGGGCAGCACGTTGTGGCTGACCTTGCCGCTCGATCCAGATCGCCTCGAACACCCGACCTCCGATCTCGACAGCCCGTTGCAAGGCGCGCGCGTGCTGGTGGTCGACGACAACGACACCTGCCGCAAAGTGCTGGTGCAGCAATGCAGCGCCTGGGGCCTGAACGTCAGTGCCGTGCCGTCGGGCAAGGAAGCGCTGGCGCTGCTGCGGACCAAGGCGCACCTGCGCGACTATTTCGATGTGGTGCTGCTCGATCAGAACATGCCCGGCATGACCGGCATGCAACTGGCCGCGAAGATCAAGGAAGACCCGAGCCTGAACCACGACATCCTGCTGATCATGCTCACCGGCATCAGCAACGCGCCGAGCAAGATCATCGCGCGCAACTCCGGGATCAAGCGCATTCTCGCCAAACCGGTGGCCGGCTATACGCTCAAGACCACGCTCGCCGACGAGTTGAACCAGCGCAACAAGGGCCAGGTGGTGTTCCAGCCGCAAGTGGTGACGCCGTCTACGGCAGCCAAGGTGCCGAGCGATTTCCGCATCCTTGTCGCCGAAGACAACACCATCTCGACCAAAGTGATTCGCGGCATGCTCGGCAAACTCAACCTGCAACCGGACACCGCCAGCAACGGCGAAGAAGCCCTGCAGGCGATGAAAGCCCAACGTTACGATCTGGTGTTGATGGACTGCGAAATGCCGATTCTCGATGGTTTCTCCGCGACCCAGCAACTGCGCGCCTGGGAGGTCAGCAACCAGCGCATCCGCACGCCGATCGTCGCGCTGACGGCGCACATCCTCGCCGAACACAAAGAACGCGCACGTCAGGCCGGCATGGATGGGCACATGTCCAAACCCGTCGAGTTATCGCAGTTGCGCGAGTTGATCGAGCATTGGGTGGCCCAGCGTGATCAGCAGAACCGAACGGCGTCGACCTTCTGA
- a CDS encoding TcdA/TcdB pore-forming domain-containing protein: protein MPTSAVGALALKKSALKDAHTQRQWGRQVGQIQHVATLEHRMQINEQTDRLLGSFDFGSFAAVPQDFLLGGRGEAIGGRCYPLALLMSAALTEGSPALQQLRERFFLAVIEPGKNDSIAFKHAVEELRGIALSDVGTPLGHADLTQISAALESRSGPRMLMLNSDNHSMLAAKTVAGGVTTYHFYDPNFGLFGFSDAIQFQQALEHFFVRQKMAGYYAAYGDETRPQFNLAELHAERISSWPLSGAITAGTLLSNEPLPEQPEGSLRQRLNSAHGRSLIENAHLGASLLGLDSHWWGQEIAAATAALQKLHAGATPLVPLFETLQVTPEGSYRLSLINPSNPAQVVEVLSEDHRLLRIKTWLSGQFSTLARKPQRTAHGVDPTEAGSVHTLNAGFTLQALMNTLRGREGEARTLTTAVRLHGYVNYAQLVHGNVVDVVGLIRLVRTALNEQKVIARTVGPVVSEALGHAANEGVGAVLGLANVGFDVYQLATAEDEVEKAQFGTQLTFDSASLALTAGGIGAALAGASTAAAVLGGAGVILGGLAVGFAALAQGFTGIARDAEAVGNFFADMEHAYRGVGFHFDARLGAWTVPPALLVKSIDLANGKLRLDSPKLYPLRDHIGVTDYDLDYDRAIDIRQQLKLPGEIVFTPPAKQTIVLPCTPQTCYGYEYKALPFGNLRDDRGFDTARRLEKKNKNGNWLFRFSFYSFPCEYILHRLYADYRQTVIEVQLDAVERVLVAPSLPSIWEGKVSYRICGADASCTLALSRGYDIELQAPSGTRCSWVLEAGWARVTDIRVELGELYIGNVHLKLSGRGRHTLRLRIADQQLFQVDQVRRQLAIIEQSAPAGLDEQALLTHYKMLANEHRLLLPYTPIHQWPIPFESPQQPRYVTGWYDAHEERFLYIRNEGAGETDEAQLALVVNGYAYFYVADSYDIWQVDTLSGLIKHRFRVLLEGDSLLDKFQVDAHGVIHFVQTVSAAHAPREFGYLIHDGQLLLGSVTYGQHRELQATVFASDTLVDWPSVLGNYLIARSHPEKDGVTTVEWQPAAYVSVCWAFDPGKRDMVWIRGADRLLIHPQPLPRHARGWKDSIKHLGDLMLMPMTDAADVFFIYNRIDQTLCRQERTVRQGQAQWSKRWIEPAGLTQVVAVDGGYLLLDDEGRFFNLTAQGDVLLAGLDERWLQDRAQWWLALESIAKRYAANGFAIVGLRNVAGDGNLSAWFVNNRLLLCDMGRDKEVRLLGVTPDNQACWVFDLSSGAIWSQPLMDPQNLERAFGAGAQLLHADALPAPVPEWADWRFAEVRVDGSGLAGTTVEGVLLNLRYQESEVISGVNRHWVTAQGGPLLERLQTLLNDVDHEDFVFVESGPDSLQWYDVQGARLVRVVGKALPLDAVLLGTQHQPSREGATTVLLHEPAAGTVQTYPGMHGLGRFNYFQRNAQVVTIEAQDRVDDLLPLIPDDVSLMVLRLGQGHVTCRLSRAAWRRLDSLIIDCRHASGEVPAVPGKLIWEFDAPEKLLFEIVREHLLIIDPDSEHCLILRDVCSADEALRGEVFLAFNHQHSHAVSTWVQRLQAGEGRSKSMTLQDLTAVPAIAA from the coding sequence GCAGATCCAACACGTCGCCACACTTGAACATCGCATGCAGATCAACGAGCAAACCGATCGCCTGCTCGGTTCGTTCGACTTCGGCAGTTTCGCAGCGGTGCCTCAGGATTTCTTGCTCGGTGGTCGCGGCGAGGCCATTGGCGGGCGGTGTTACCCATTGGCGTTGCTGATGAGCGCGGCCCTTACCGAGGGCAGCCCAGCCCTCCAGCAATTACGCGAACGCTTTTTTCTGGCGGTGATCGAGCCAGGGAAGAACGATTCGATCGCTTTCAAGCACGCGGTGGAGGAACTGCGCGGTATCGCACTGAGTGACGTCGGTACGCCGCTGGGCCATGCCGATCTCACGCAAATCAGCGCCGCTCTGGAGAGTCGCAGCGGCCCCCGGATGTTGATGCTCAACTCGGACAACCATTCGATGCTCGCGGCTAAAACCGTGGCGGGAGGGGTGACCACTTATCACTTCTATGATCCCAACTTTGGCCTGTTCGGGTTCAGCGACGCCATCCAGTTCCAGCAAGCGCTCGAGCATTTTTTCGTGCGTCAGAAGATGGCCGGTTATTACGCAGCTTACGGTGACGAAACGCGGCCACAGTTCAATCTGGCAGAGCTGCACGCCGAGCGGATCTCATCCTGGCCATTGTCCGGCGCGATAACGGCGGGCACATTGTTGAGTAATGAACCGTTGCCGGAACAACCGGAAGGCAGCCTTCGCCAGCGTCTTAATAGCGCACACGGCCGATCGCTGATCGAAAACGCCCACCTGGGCGCGAGCCTGCTCGGACTGGACAGCCATTGGTGGGGCCAGGAGATCGCCGCCGCCACAGCGGCCTTGCAAAAACTGCACGCCGGGGCGACGCCTTTGGTGCCGTTGTTCGAAACGCTGCAAGTGACGCCTGAAGGCTCATACCGACTGAGTCTCATCAATCCGTCAAATCCTGCGCAGGTGGTCGAGGTGCTCAGTGAGGATCACCGTCTGTTGCGCATCAAAACCTGGTTGTCCGGGCAGTTCTCAACCTTGGCGCGCAAACCGCAGCGGACCGCTCATGGGGTGGATCCCACCGAAGCCGGCAGTGTGCATACCCTCAACGCCGGCTTCACTCTTCAGGCCTTGATGAACACATTGCGCGGACGGGAAGGGGAGGCGCGCACACTGACCACGGCTGTGCGTCTGCATGGCTACGTCAACTATGCACAGTTGGTGCATGGCAACGTGGTGGATGTCGTGGGGCTGATTCGTCTGGTGCGCACGGCGCTGAATGAGCAAAAGGTCATTGCCCGCACCGTTGGGCCGGTGGTCAGCGAAGCGCTGGGCCACGCAGCCAATGAAGGTGTCGGCGCCGTGCTGGGGCTGGCCAACGTTGGTTTTGATGTCTACCAGTTGGCGACCGCCGAAGATGAGGTCGAGAAGGCACAGTTCGGCACCCAACTGACCTTTGACTCAGCCAGCCTGGCCTTGACGGCGGGGGGGATCGGAGCGGCACTGGCCGGCGCCTCAACCGCTGCGGCGGTGCTCGGGGGCGCGGGGGTCATCCTCGGCGGTCTGGCGGTCGGGTTCGCTGCGCTCGCCCAGGGCTTTACCGGCATTGCACGTGATGCGGAGGCCGTCGGTAACTTCTTCGCGGACATGGAACATGCGTATCGCGGGGTCGGCTTTCACTTCGACGCCCGCCTGGGCGCCTGGACTGTGCCGCCTGCGCTGCTGGTCAAAAGCATTGATCTGGCCAATGGCAAACTGCGCCTCGACAGTCCCAAACTCTACCCTTTGCGTGATCACATCGGCGTGACGGACTACGACCTCGACTACGACCGGGCGATTGATATCCGTCAGCAGTTAAAACTGCCGGGCGAGATCGTGTTTACCCCTCCAGCCAAACAGACCATCGTCTTGCCATGTACGCCGCAGACTTGCTATGGCTATGAATACAAGGCCCTGCCATTTGGCAACCTGCGCGACGACCGCGGTTTCGATACGGCGCGACGTCTGGAAAAAAAGAACAAGAACGGCAATTGGCTGTTTCGTTTTTCGTTTTATTCCTTTCCTTGCGAATACATCCTGCATCGGTTGTATGCCGACTATCGCCAGACTGTCATCGAGGTGCAGCTGGATGCCGTCGAACGGGTCCTGGTGGCGCCGTCGCTGCCGAGTATCTGGGAGGGCAAGGTGTCCTACCGTATTTGCGGAGCCGACGCTTCATGCACATTGGCGCTGAGCCGCGGTTATGACATCGAATTGCAAGCGCCGAGCGGCACCCGATGCAGTTGGGTGCTGGAGGCCGGATGGGCGCGTGTGACGGATATCCGCGTCGAACTCGGCGAGCTGTACATCGGCAATGTGCACCTGAAGCTGTCCGGCCGTGGTCGACATACGCTGCGCTTGCGTATAGCCGATCAGCAATTGTTCCAGGTTGATCAGGTCAGGCGTCAGCTGGCGATCATCGAACAGAGTGCGCCTGCCGGGCTGGATGAGCAGGCGTTGCTGACGCACTACAAGATGTTGGCCAACGAGCATCGTTTGCTGCTGCCCTACACGCCGATTCATCAGTGGCCAATCCCGTTCGAATCACCGCAACAACCCCGGTACGTCACAGGGTGGTATGACGCGCACGAAGAGCGCTTTCTCTATATTCGCAACGAAGGCGCCGGGGAAACCGATGAGGCGCAGCTGGCGCTGGTGGTCAACGGTTACGCGTACTTTTACGTGGCGGACAGCTACGACATCTGGCAGGTCGATACGCTCAGCGGACTGATCAAACATCGCTTCCGTGTATTGCTGGAGGGGGACAGTCTGCTCGACAAATTCCAGGTCGATGCCCACGGCGTGATTCATTTTGTGCAAACGGTCAGCGCTGCCCATGCCCCGCGTGAATTCGGTTACCTGATCCACGACGGACAGTTATTGCTCGGTTCGGTGACTTACGGTCAGCATCGCGAGTTGCAAGCCACCGTGTTCGCCAGCGATACGCTGGTCGATTGGCCCTCGGTGCTGGGCAATTACCTGATCGCCCGTTCCCATCCCGAAAAAGATGGCGTGACTACGGTGGAGTGGCAACCGGCGGCCTATGTTTCCGTGTGTTGGGCATTCGATCCGGGCAAGCGCGATATGGTCTGGATCCGCGGCGCCGATCGACTGCTGATTCATCCCCAGCCGCTGCCTCGTCATGCCCGCGGTTGGAAAGACTCGATCAAGCACCTCGGCGACTTGATGCTGATGCCGATGACGGACGCCGCCGATGTGTTCTTCATCTACAACCGCATCGACCAGACGCTTTGCCGGCAGGAGCGAACCGTGAGGCAGGGCCAGGCGCAATGGTCGAAACGCTGGATCGAGCCGGCAGGACTGACGCAGGTGGTGGCTGTTGACGGGGGGTATCTGCTACTCGATGACGAGGGGCGTTTCTTCAATCTGACCGCGCAAGGCGATGTGCTGCTGGCTGGCCTCGATGAGCGATGGCTGCAGGATCGAGCGCAATGGTGGCTGGCGCTGGAATCAATCGCCAAACGTTATGCGGCGAACGGTTTTGCGATTGTCGGGTTACGCAACGTCGCCGGTGACGGCAACCTGTCGGCCTGGTTTGTGAACAACCGCTTGCTGCTGTGCGATATGGGGCGCGACAAGGAAGTACGTTTGCTCGGCGTCACACCCGATAACCAGGCGTGCTGGGTGTTTGACCTCTCGAGCGGAGCGATCTGGAGCCAGCCACTCATGGATCCGCAGAATCTTGAGCGGGCTTTTGGCGCAGGTGCGCAGTTGTTGCACGCCGACGCTCTGCCTGCACCTGTGCCGGAATGGGCTGACTGGCGATTTGCCGAGGTGCGCGTCGACGGCTCGGGGTTAGCGGGCACTACGGTGGAAGGCGTATTGCTGAACCTTCGCTATCAGGAGTCTGAAGTCATCAGTGGGGTCAATCGACATTGGGTCACTGCGCAGGGCGGTCCGCTGCTCGAACGCCTGCAAACCTTGTTGAACGACGTCGATCACGAAGATTTCGTTTTCGTCGAGTCTGGTCCGGACAGTCTGCAATGGTATGACGTGCAGGGTGCCAGGCTGGTGCGCGTTGTCGGCAAAGCGCTGCCTTTGGATGCTGTTCTGCTCGGTACACAGCATCAGCCATCCCGCGAGGGGGCAACCACGGTATTGCTCCACGAGCCTGCTGCGGGCACGGTGCAGACCTATCCGGGCATGCACGGCCTTGGGCGATTCAACTACTTCCAGCGCAACGCTCAGGTGGTGACCATTGAGGCGCAGGACCGTGTGGATGATCTGTTGCCGCTGATTCCCGATGACGTCTCTTTGATGGTTCTGCGGCTGGGGCAGGGGCATGTGACCTGCAGGCTATCGCGGGCCGCCTGGCGCAGGCTTGATTCGCTGATCATTGATTGCCGGCACGCGTCGGGTGAAGTGCCAGCGGTGCCTGGCAAGTTGATCTGGGAGTTCGATGCGCCGGAAAAACTGCTCTTCGAAATCGTCCGGGAACATCTGCTGATCATTGATCCGGACAGTGAGCATTGCCTGATCTTGCGTGATGTCTGTTCTGCTGACGAGGCGTTGCGCGGCGAGGTTTTCCTCGCGTTCAATCACCAGCATTCCCATGCGGTATCGACGTGGGTGCAACGTTTGCAGGCTGGTGAAGGGCGTTCGAAAAGCATGACGCTGCAGGATCTGACGGCGGTACCGGCGATCGCCGCGTAA
- the purD gene encoding phosphoribosylamine--glycine ligase, producing MNILIIGSGGREHALAWKVAQDPRVQKVFVAPGNAGTAIEAKCENVAIDVLALEQLADFAEKNVSLTIVGPEVPLVAGVVDLFRSRGLDCFGPTAGAAQLEGSKAFTKDFLARHKIPTADYQNFTEIEPALAYLREKGAPIVIKADGLAAGKGVIVAMTLAEAEDAVRDMLAGNAFGDAGSRVVIEEFLDGEEASFIVMVDGKNVLPMATSQDHKRVGDGDSGPNTGGMGAYSPAPVVTADVHQRVMDLVIWPTVRGMAEEGNVYTGFLYAGLMIDKAGNPKVIEFNCRFGDPETQPVMLRLQSSLVLLVEAALAQALDKVEAQWDPRPSVGIVLAAGGYPGDYAKGAAINGLDTAASLEGKVFHAGTALKDGNVVTAGGRVLCATAMGASVSDAQQQAYKLAAAIDWEGCFYRKDIGYRAIARERGETQE from the coding sequence TTGAACATTTTGATCATTGGCAGCGGTGGCCGTGAACACGCCCTGGCCTGGAAAGTGGCTCAGGATCCGCGTGTGCAGAAGGTTTTCGTCGCGCCGGGCAACGCCGGTACCGCGATTGAAGCCAAGTGCGAAAACGTCGCCATCGACGTACTGGCCCTTGAGCAACTGGCCGACTTCGCCGAGAAAAACGTTTCCCTGACCATCGTTGGTCCGGAAGTGCCACTGGTGGCGGGTGTGGTCGATCTGTTCCGCTCCCGTGGCCTGGACTGCTTCGGTCCGACCGCCGGCGCTGCACAGCTGGAAGGTTCGAAAGCCTTCACCAAGGACTTCCTCGCCCGTCACAAGATCCCGACGGCCGACTACCAGAACTTCACCGAGATCGAGCCGGCCCTGGCCTATCTGCGGGAGAAAGGCGCACCGATCGTGATCAAGGCCGATGGCCTGGCCGCCGGTAAAGGCGTGATCGTTGCCATGACCCTGGCCGAAGCCGAAGACGCGGTGCGGGACATGCTCGCCGGCAACGCGTTCGGCGACGCCGGTTCGCGCGTAGTCATCGAAGAATTCCTCGACGGCGAAGAAGCCTCGTTCATCGTCATGGTCGACGGCAAGAACGTCCTGCCGATGGCCACCAGCCAGGACCACAAACGTGTCGGCGACGGCGACAGCGGCCCGAACACTGGCGGCATGGGTGCCTACTCCCCTGCCCCGGTGGTCACCGCTGACGTGCACCAGCGCGTGATGGATCTGGTGATCTGGCCGACCGTGCGCGGCATGGCTGAGGAAGGCAACGTCTACACCGGTTTCCTGTATGCCGGTCTGATGATCGACAAGGCCGGCAATCCGAAGGTCATCGAGTTCAACTGCCGCTTCGGCGATCCGGAAACCCAACCGGTGATGCTGCGTCTGCAGTCGAGCCTGGTGCTGCTGGTCGAAGCCGCTCTGGCGCAAGCGCTGGACAAGGTTGAAGCACAGTGGGACCCACGTCCGAGCGTCGGCATCGTTCTGGCCGCTGGCGGCTACCCGGGCGACTACGCCAAGGGCGCAGCGATCAACGGTCTGGACACCGCCGCCAGCCTGGAAGGCAAAGTCTTCCATGCCGGCACCGCGCTGAAAGACGGCAACGTGGTCACCGCCGGTGGTCGCGTACTCTGCGCCACCGCCATGGGCGCCAGCGTGAGCGACGCCCAGCAGCAGGCCTACAAACTGGCGGCGGCGATCGACTGGGAAGGTTGCTTCTACCGCAAGGACATTGGCTACCGCGCCATTGCCCGTGAACGTGGCGAAACCCAGGAATAA
- the purH gene encoding bifunctional phosphoribosylaminoimidazolecarboxamide formyltransferase/IMP cyclohydrolase: protein MTDQTTRLPIRRALISVSDKTGILEFARELEALGVEILSTGGTFKLLRDNGVAAVEVADYTGFAEMMDGRVKTLHPKIHGGILGRRGIDDAIMNEHGIKPIDLVAVNLYPFEATINKPGCDLPTAIENIDIGGPTMVRSAAKNHKDVAIVVNASDYANVLQNLKAGGLTYAQRFDLMLKAFEHTAAYDGMIANYMGTVNQAADVLSTEGRSEFPRTFNSQFIKAQEMRYGENPHQSAAFYVEAKPAEVGIATATQLQGKELSYNNVADTDAALECVKSFVKPACVIVKHANPCGVAVSPDAEGGIRQAYELAYATDTESAFGGIIAFNRELDAETAKAIVERQFVEVIIAPSVSEEARAIVAAKANVRLLACGEWSADRAPAWDYKRVNGGLLVQSRDIGMIGADDLKVVTKRAPTEQEINDLIFAWKVAKYVKSNAIVYAKNRQTIGVGAGQMSRVNSARIAAIKAEHAGLQVAGSVMASDAFFPFRDGLDNAAKVGITAVIQPGGSMRDAEVIAAADEAGIAMVFTGMRHFRH, encoded by the coding sequence ATGACCGACCAGACTACCCGCCTGCCGATCCGCCGCGCCTTGATCAGCGTTTCCGACAAGACCGGGATCCTCGAATTCGCCAGGGAGCTCGAAGCTCTGGGCGTCGAGATCCTCTCCACCGGCGGGACGTTCAAGCTGCTGCGCGACAACGGTGTTGCCGCAGTGGAAGTCGCGGATTACACCGGTTTCGCTGAGATGATGGACGGTCGGGTGAAAACCCTGCACCCGAAAATCCATGGCGGGATCCTCGGTCGTCGCGGGATCGACGACGCGATCATGAACGAGCACGGTATCAAGCCGATCGACCTGGTTGCCGTTAACCTCTACCCGTTCGAAGCCACCATCAACAAACCAGGCTGCGACCTGCCGACCGCGATCGAGAACATCGACATCGGCGGCCCGACCATGGTTCGTTCGGCAGCGAAAAACCATAAAGACGTGGCGATCGTGGTGAATGCCAGCGATTACGCCAACGTTTTGCAAAACCTCAAGGCCGGCGGCCTGACCTACGCGCAGCGTTTCGACCTGATGCTCAAGGCATTCGAACACACCGCCGCCTACGACGGCATGATCGCCAACTACATGGGCACCGTGAATCAGGCTGCCGACGTGCTGAGCACCGAAGGTCGCAGCGAATTCCCGCGCACCTTCAACAGCCAGTTCATCAAGGCTCAGGAAATGCGCTACGGCGAGAACCCGCACCAGAGCGCGGCGTTCTACGTGGAAGCCAAGCCTGCCGAAGTCGGCATTGCCACCGCGACCCAACTGCAGGGCAAAGAGCTGTCGTACAACAACGTGGCCGACACCGACGCCGCGCTGGAATGCGTGAAGAGCTTCGTCAAACCGGCCTGCGTGATCGTCAAGCACGCCAACCCGTGCGGCGTGGCCGTGAGCCCGGACGCCGAGGGCGGCATCCGTCAGGCCTACGAACTGGCCTACGCCACCGACACCGAATCAGCCTTCGGCGGCATCATCGCCTTCAACCGTGAGCTGGATGCCGAGACCGCCAAGGCGATCGTCGAGCGTCAGTTCGTGGAAGTGATCATCGCCCCAAGCGTGAGCGAAGAAGCCCGCGCCATCGTCGCGGCCAAAGCCAACGTGCGCCTGCTGGCCTGCGGCGAGTGGTCGGCTGACCGCGCTCCGGCGTGGGACTACAAGCGCGTCAACGGTGGCCTGCTGGTACAGAGCCGCGACATCGGCATGATCGGCGCCGATGACCTGAAGGTCGTGACCAAGCGCGCCCCGACCGAACAGGAAATCAACGACCTGATCTTCGCCTGGAAAGTGGCCAAGTACGTTAAGTCCAACGCCATCGTCTACGCCAAGAACCGTCAGACCATCGGCGTCGGCGCCGGCCAGATGAGCCGCGTCAACTCGGCACGTATCGCTGCAATCAAGGCTGAACACGCCGGTCTGCAAGTGGCTGGTTCGGTGATGGCATCGGACGCGTTCTTCCCGTTCCGCGACGGTCTGGACAACGCGGCCAAGGTCGGTATCACGGCGGTGATCCAGCCGGGCGGCTCGATGCGTGATGCTGAAGTGATTGCTGCGGCCGATGAGGCAGGGATTGCGATGGTTTTCACCGGCATGCGCCACTTCCGTCACTGA